One part of the Pseudoalteromonas ulvae UL12 genome encodes these proteins:
- a CDS encoding AraC family transcriptional regulator: protein MRAMCEKVIPNTNSSWRYCKYTLDFIPFNWHYHPEYEICLTLNSKGVCHIGDYIAPYSELDLVILGPDLPHTWQSSPNADNSVQVVHVAQIPKKWLSQHVLNNPELMVLEDLLINSQRGLKFSTQTARIAKTYFEQIEQSEPFEQYLNLMGLLREMSQDAHTHILSSATFSASSYSHQAQDKFDKVIDYIYQHYTESMCAEQLARMAHMSTNHFHRFFKKRMERTLTEFINQLRIGKACKLLVNTNQSITSISDQCGFKNISNFNRRFLYLKESTPSQFRKRLKQKSLV from the coding sequence ATGCGTGCAATGTGCGAAAAAGTTATCCCTAACACCAACTCATCGTGGCGCTATTGCAAGTACACGTTAGATTTCATTCCCTTTAATTGGCACTATCATCCTGAGTACGAAATTTGCTTAACACTGAACAGTAAAGGGGTGTGTCATATTGGTGATTATATTGCTCCTTATAGTGAACTCGATTTAGTCATTCTCGGGCCTGATTTACCTCACACCTGGCAATCCTCTCCTAATGCAGATAACAGTGTTCAAGTTGTTCATGTCGCTCAGATTCCAAAAAAATGGCTCAGTCAGCATGTGCTCAATAATCCTGAACTGATGGTACTGGAGGATTTATTAATTAACTCACAGCGCGGACTCAAATTTTCAACCCAAACAGCCCGCATTGCTAAAACGTATTTTGAACAAATAGAACAAAGTGAGCCATTTGAACAATACCTTAATTTAATGGGATTACTGCGAGAAATGAGCCAAGACGCTCACACCCATATTCTGTCTAGCGCGACCTTTTCTGCCTCTTCATACAGCCATCAAGCACAAGATAAATTCGATAAAGTCATCGATTACATTTACCAACATTACACTGAGTCAATGTGTGCAGAGCAGTTGGCGAGGATGGCGCATATGAGCACCAATCACTTTCATCGCTTTTTCAAAAAACGCATGGAGCGCACATTAACTGAGTTTATTAACCAGCTGCGCATTGGCAAAGCATGCAAATTGCTCGTTAATACAAACCAATCGATTACCTCCATTAGTGACCAATGTGGTTTTAAAAATATTTCTAACTTCAATCGGCGTTTTTTATACCTTAAAGAAAGCACACCGAGCCAATTTAGAAAACGACTTAAACAAAAGTCGTTAGTCTAG
- a CDS encoding MFS transporter, with amino-acid sequence MKNNYLVVLLVIVTFFVISFITNLLAPIFPALIQSYDIGLTLAGFFPFAFFAAYGVMSIPAGILVQMIGEKQVMLVAFLLALCGSVLFVVWPVFAIAMVALFLIGTAMALLQVAINPLLRSSGGSKHFAVLSVLAQFMFGAAATISPLVYSAIITSDHASTTWLLQLVPSNMTWLSMYVLFALLCLVMLVVISIMKIDNKAARINAERSHFGQSLLLFKDTTVIKFFFAIVAYVALEQGVANSISVFLQRYHQVDPSTQGAQVVSQFWLCLTLGCLLGIVLLKLFDAKHVLIAFSLGAFASLMTALFADKALAMMAFAGVGFFLSIMWSVIFSLALNSVATGHGAVSGILCTGIVGGAIASPIVGAISDLSGNLQVSLLILLIPLGYIFSVGLWAKPLVTNHRVAVKTPTQPTSLAQNN; translated from the coding sequence ATGAAAAATAACTACTTAGTTGTACTGTTGGTGATCGTGACATTTTTTGTTATTTCGTTCATTACCAATTTACTAGCGCCTATTTTTCCAGCACTGATTCAAAGTTACGACATCGGATTAACCTTGGCAGGTTTTTTTCCATTCGCCTTTTTTGCCGCGTATGGCGTGATGTCTATTCCTGCGGGAATACTGGTGCAAATGATTGGCGAGAAACAGGTGATGCTGGTGGCCTTTTTACTGGCGCTGTGCGGCAGTGTCTTATTTGTTGTGTGGCCAGTGTTTGCTATTGCCATGGTGGCATTGTTTTTAATCGGTACAGCAATGGCGTTATTACAAGTGGCAATTAACCCGTTGCTTCGAAGTAGCGGTGGTTCAAAACACTTTGCTGTGCTGTCGGTGCTTGCACAATTTATGTTTGGTGCAGCGGCGACCATATCACCTTTGGTCTATAGCGCCATTATTACCTCAGATCACGCCAGTACAACTTGGTTGTTGCAGTTGGTGCCAAGCAATATGACTTGGTTAAGCATGTATGTGTTATTTGCACTGCTGTGTTTAGTGATGTTGGTGGTGATCAGTATCATGAAAATTGACAACAAAGCAGCTCGCATTAACGCTGAACGCAGTCATTTCGGCCAAAGTTTGTTGTTATTTAAAGATACGACGGTGATTAAATTCTTTTTTGCCATTGTCGCGTATGTTGCGCTTGAGCAAGGGGTGGCTAATTCTATTTCTGTCTTTTTACAGCGTTACCACCAAGTCGACCCGAGTACACAAGGCGCGCAGGTGGTCAGTCAGTTTTGGTTATGTTTAACGTTAGGGTGCTTACTTGGCATAGTGTTATTAAAACTGTTTGATGCGAAGCATGTCTTGATTGCCTTTAGTCTTGGGGCGTTTGCGAGCTTAATGACTGCTCTTTTTGCTGATAAAGCGCTGGCAATGATGGCCTTTGCGGGCGTTGGATTTTTCTTATCTATTATGTGGTCGGTGATTTTTTCCTTGGCGCTCAACTCTGTGGCAACAGGGCATGGTGCGGTCTCGGGCATTTTATGTACTGGGATTGTTGGAGGGGCGATAGCGTCTCCTATTGTTGGTGCTATCAGTGATCTTTCTGGCAACTTACAAGTGTCTTTACTGATTTTACTTATTCCGCTTGGATACATTTTCAGTGTTGGGTTATGGGCAAAACCGTTAGTCACCAACCACCGCGTCGCGGTTAAAACACCGACACAACCCACCTCATTGGCACAAAACAATTAA
- a CDS encoding ROK family protein, whose product MLHTLLCVDLGGTKALVAKVSGNQIQSKSYFDVDGAASKEQTNQFLCDIIAQVIDDTCQGIVIGVPSMVVMETGEVIETVNIPRWQNVPLKAQLSQVFNLPVLVHNDANCFAMGEFCQGDYSQETTLIGICLGTGLGAGLVLNGALYTGKHAAAGEFGSFSYQNGIVEHFTSGQYFKRQGLNGKHIYQQALDNDAQALQLFEQLGCHLAHAIAQIVLAYDPDVVVLGGSVAQSAPFFLPSVYRHLPDLVNPMVLASLDIRVSELGDDAPLYGSYALLSDYVEKQQLAEVKYG is encoded by the coding sequence ATGTTACACACTTTATTATGTGTCGATTTAGGCGGCACAAAAGCCTTGGTTGCCAAAGTGAGCGGCAATCAAATTCAGAGTAAGTCATATTTTGACGTCGACGGCGCAGCTTCAAAAGAGCAAACCAATCAATTTTTATGCGACATTATTGCGCAAGTGATTGATGACACCTGCCAAGGCATCGTGATAGGCGTGCCCAGTATGGTGGTGATGGAGACAGGTGAAGTGATTGAAACTGTCAATATTCCACGCTGGCAAAACGTTCCATTAAAAGCGCAGCTTAGCCAGGTATTTAATTTACCTGTGTTGGTTCATAACGATGCAAATTGTTTTGCGATGGGTGAGTTTTGTCAAGGGGACTACAGCCAAGAAACAACTTTGATTGGAATTTGTTTAGGCACGGGCTTAGGAGCTGGTTTGGTACTAAATGGTGCTCTTTATACGGGTAAACATGCCGCAGCGGGTGAGTTTGGTAGCTTTAGTTATCAAAATGGGATTGTCGAGCACTTTACCTCTGGGCAATACTTCAAACGCCAAGGTTTAAATGGCAAACACATCTATCAACAAGCCTTAGATAATGATGCACAGGCCTTGCAGTTATTTGAGCAACTTGGCTGTCACCTTGCTCATGCAATCGCGCAAATAGTGTTGGCTTATGATCCTGATGTGGTGGTGCTTGGGGGGTCTGTGGCGCAGTCGGCACCATTTTTCTTACCCAGTGTTTATCGTCATTTACCAGATTTAGTGAATCCTATGGTTTTAGCGTCGTTAGATATTCGTGTCAGCGAACTGGGTGACGATGCCCCGTTATACGGCAGTTATGCGTTATTGAGTGATTATGTTGAAAAGCAACAGCTGGCGGAGGTCAAGTATGGGTAG
- a CDS encoding M20 family metallopeptidase → MAHPIDFSELAKMVNCNSYSKNKTGIDENAEIFKAWMQPLGFSCQTFAREHIGNHVLFSSAKTAGKKILLLGHLDTVFPPDTFVQFSEDNQWVYGPGVCDMKGGNFVALNALRQLKATLGDIHNVDMLLVSDEETGSDDSKQLSSKLAKNYDYCFVFEAAGAQHEIVIARKGVATFTIDLIGKAAHAGNHYQQGINANLAAAKMIIELTELTDLDKNTTVNVGKINGGIGANTISPSAQLIVEARFTCIQEKLRLLESIAHLVDNPRVAGVEVNINGGVQRDVMSPSKGQMQLVDTLSSVLGHPLKTESRGGVSDANTMSAAGLITLDGFGPFGDGDHTIYERAEKASFARRIHEMSQILLHFCSPVHANKLSHTAAKASAA, encoded by the coding sequence ATGGCACACCCAATCGACTTTTCTGAGCTGGCCAAAATGGTCAACTGCAATTCATACAGCAAAAACAAAACAGGCATCGACGAAAACGCAGAAATATTTAAAGCTTGGATGCAACCGCTCGGTTTTAGCTGCCAAACCTTTGCCCGAGAGCACATCGGCAACCATGTGTTGTTTAGTTCTGCTAAAACTGCTGGCAAAAAAATCTTACTACTCGGCCATCTCGATACTGTGTTCCCACCAGATACCTTTGTGCAATTTAGTGAAGACAACCAATGGGTATACGGACCGGGTGTCTGTGATATGAAAGGTGGCAACTTTGTCGCCCTTAATGCGCTGCGCCAATTAAAGGCCACTTTAGGTGACATCCACAATGTCGATATGCTGCTGGTCAGTGACGAAGAAACTGGCAGTGATGACAGCAAGCAACTATCGAGCAAACTGGCCAAAAACTACGATTATTGTTTTGTATTTGAAGCGGCAGGAGCACAACACGAAATTGTCATCGCCCGAAAAGGCGTGGCCACCTTCACCATAGATCTCATCGGTAAAGCGGCCCATGCCGGTAACCATTATCAGCAAGGGATTAACGCGAATTTAGCTGCAGCCAAGATGATCATCGAGTTAACTGAGCTCACCGATTTAGATAAAAACACCACAGTGAATGTCGGCAAAATCAATGGCGGCATTGGCGCCAATACCATTTCGCCTAGCGCGCAATTGATTGTTGAAGCCCGCTTTACTTGTATTCAAGAAAAGCTTCGTTTGCTCGAAAGCATTGCACATTTGGTCGACAATCCCCGTGTTGCTGGGGTTGAAGTCAATATCAACGGGGGTGTGCAACGAGATGTGATGTCACCTTCAAAAGGACAAATGCAACTGGTTGATACCCTCAGTTCGGTACTCGGTCACCCGCTTAAAACCGAATCGCGAGGCGGTGTCAGCGATGCCAATACTATGTCTGCTGCAGGACTGATCACGCTTGATGGTTTTGGCCCTTTTGGCGATGGCGATCACACTATTTATGAGCGCGCCGAAAAAGCCAGCTTTGCCCGCCGCATTCACGAAATGAGCCAAATACTACTGCACTTTTGTAGCCCTGTGCATGCCAACAAACTCAGCCACACAGCAGCAAAAGCCAGCGCGGCTTAA
- a CDS encoding sensor histidine kinase yields the protein MKLRHSLNVSQILSVLTLVIFLTCAFLLYRNDSHTALIHQQLLNLQKAMYQVTSLDTEFINDPDTKSIEQHFQTYLQAKILLSDRLTKTQTSILLLEQLDSSVKEYQKTLYKIVDLQREIGFNEDLGLRAKFRHAVHALQTYSQNLDDKNFEILILEIRRREKDYLLRIDEQYLTLHKTLVNQAKSYHQQHQKSITLLDDYQQALEQYLMLRKEQGLNKNSGLIGQNSLTKKSIEEQTASLSKMINHTLEQYAFNTLLTALILLFIVITCKIIISSLLHRRIAQSFFKMNSLLAKITAENNFILRSDLTGDDELSEFSNHLNELISHVEELLTKLKKAQDRLVEDAKMASLGTMVNGFAHELNTPLGIVITSESHLRHKLHNLKHLLAQGTLKKEHLDNLINEADMGLNLMESNLARCASLITNFKQIAVHQQYDELVEFNLLDQIKSVFQTYNHELNKHSVTFELNIPDNLLLRSYVGAFNQIIGMLINNSLKHGLVPDKTLHIEVLVKLVSGALHFRFSDNGNGIEEEMLKKVFDPFVTTKRGSGGTGLGLSIIYSLITQKLKGELELQSVAGEGIVFYMHLANIDYRYFFENN from the coding sequence ATGAAACTGAGACATTCACTAAACGTATCACAGATCTTAAGTGTTTTAACCTTAGTGATTTTTCTAACCTGTGCTTTCTTATTGTATAGAAATGACTCACACACTGCATTGATTCATCAGCAATTACTCAATTTGCAAAAAGCAATGTATCAGGTTACTTCTTTAGACACTGAGTTCATAAACGATCCCGATACAAAAAGTATCGAGCAGCACTTTCAAACATACTTACAAGCTAAAATCCTGTTAAGTGACAGATTAACTAAAACGCAAACGTCTATTTTGCTCTTAGAGCAATTAGATTCTTCTGTTAAAGAATATCAAAAAACACTTTATAAAATCGTTGATCTACAAAGAGAAATTGGTTTTAACGAAGATTTAGGCCTAAGAGCTAAATTTCGACATGCCGTCCATGCTCTGCAAACTTATAGTCAAAACCTCGATGATAAAAATTTTGAAATCCTCATTCTTGAAATTCGCCGACGCGAAAAAGATTACCTCTTAAGAATCGACGAGCAATACCTCACATTACATAAAACCTTAGTTAATCAGGCTAAAAGCTATCATCAACAACACCAAAAAAGCATTACTTTACTGGATGATTATCAACAGGCACTTGAGCAGTATTTAATGTTACGTAAAGAACAAGGCCTGAATAAAAATAGTGGGCTCATTGGGCAAAATAGTCTGACCAAGAAAAGCATTGAAGAGCAAACAGCGAGCCTAAGTAAGATGATTAATCACACTTTAGAGCAATACGCATTCAACACTTTGCTGACTGCATTGATCTTGCTGTTTATTGTCATTACCTGCAAAATTATTATCTCCAGCTTGCTCCATCGTCGAATAGCGCAAAGCTTTTTCAAAATGAACTCCTTATTAGCTAAAATTACCGCAGAAAATAACTTTATTTTACGCTCAGATCTCACAGGTGATGATGAATTAAGTGAGTTTTCCAATCACCTTAATGAATTGATCAGTCATGTTGAAGAACTACTCACTAAGTTGAAAAAAGCACAAGACCGTTTAGTTGAAGATGCAAAAATGGCGAGTTTAGGAACTATGGTGAATGGATTTGCCCACGAGCTCAATACCCCTTTAGGGATTGTAATTACATCTGAATCCCACCTCAGACATAAACTGCACAATCTAAAACACTTATTAGCGCAAGGGACATTAAAAAAAGAACACCTCGATAACTTAATCAATGAAGCCGATATGGGCTTAAATTTGATGGAGTCCAACTTAGCGCGCTGCGCTTCATTAATTACTAATTTCAAGCAAATCGCCGTTCATCAACAATACGACGAGTTAGTTGAATTTAACCTGTTAGACCAAATAAAAAGCGTGTTCCAAACGTATAACCATGAGTTAAATAAACACAGCGTGACCTTTGAACTCAACATTCCTGACAATTTACTTTTACGCAGTTATGTTGGCGCATTCAATCAAATCATAGGCATGCTGATAAACAATAGTTTAAAGCATGGTTTGGTTCCCGATAAAACGCTGCATATTGAAGTGCTCGTCAAACTAGTCTCTGGTGCGCTGCATTTTCGCTTCTCTGATAATGGCAACGGCATTGAAGAAGAGATGCTAAAAAAAGTGTTTGATCCCTTTGTAACCACTAAACGAGGATCAGGCGGGACGGGATTGGGACTCAGTATTATTTACAGCCTGATTACTCAAAAGTTAAAAGGAGAACTCGAGCTGCAAAGCGTCGCAGGAGAAGGGATTGTGTTTTATATGCATTTGGCAAACATTGACTACCGTTATTTTTTTGAAAATAACTAA
- a CDS encoding VOC family protein codes for MLRLMGLDHIVLRTNKLTEMLHFYCDVLGCEIERALPSNVGLTQLRAGSALIDLVDVESQLGRQGGKAPTSQGNNLDHFCLQVAPMPQREIKAYLEAKGIAVGDFASRYGAQGFGQSVYITDPQGNTVELRCQQVFNPNQQTPTEGNE; via the coding sequence ATGTTACGTTTAATGGGTTTAGACCATATCGTGTTACGCACTAACAAGCTTACCGAAATGCTGCATTTTTACTGTGATGTATTGGGCTGTGAAATAGAAAGGGCACTGCCGAGCAATGTCGGGTTAACGCAGCTGCGCGCAGGTTCAGCTTTGATTGACTTAGTTGATGTCGAGAGTCAATTAGGCCGCCAAGGTGGCAAAGCGCCGACATCACAAGGCAATAACCTTGACCATTTTTGTTTGCAAGTAGCACCTATGCCACAGCGCGAAATAAAAGCGTATTTAGAGGCCAAAGGCATTGCCGTTGGCGATTTTGCCAGCCGTTACGGCGCGCAAGGGTTTGGGCAATCAGTTTATATCACAGATCCACAAGGCAACACAGTTGAATTACGTTGCCAGCAAGTTTTTAATCCTAATCAACAAACACCTACAGAAGGTAACGAATGA
- a CDS encoding DUF6500 family protein, whose translation MNPQLKEKIITICNKKIAAKGESVGVSFYAFFANKNDDPVLLMEAATWWIETHQLDHFEKAVKIKAMVESM comes from the coding sequence ATGAACCCACAACTGAAAGAAAAAATCATCACAATCTGTAATAAAAAAATAGCCGCAAAAGGTGAATCTGTCGGGGTGTCCTTTTACGCTTTTTTTGCCAATAAAAATGATGATCCTGTTTTATTAATGGAAGCAGCAACCTGGTGGATTGAAACTCATCAGCTCGATCACTTTGAAAAAGCAGTGAAAATAAAAGCCATGGTCGAATCGATGTAA
- a CDS encoding ATP-grasp domain-containing protein: MTAQVGLWLYQNGGGAAIEQQLVSALAERHIDCTTGLNLRDAFARDGKIFCNNQIMEDLDLFLSYNAGQQSQFQLYLYEALSQQIPTINNYAAFALSEDKFKTSHLLNSHGINTPDYRLCHKNDTDGLKAAIRDWGGRLVYKPTDGWGGVGIVKIESEQALDMLLPFLSRTDLRYFYLERFIDYDNTDFRIDIVDGQYIGCYGRQAPKDDWKTNITSGGSVFVREPSDEVVEIALKAAALVGLEIAGVDLIYDREREEYVVLEINGIPAFATPEQEKLGLNFNSRKVEAITNLIERSVIKHHSKVA, translated from the coding sequence ATGACAGCACAGGTAGGGCTGTGGTTATACCAAAATGGTGGTGGAGCCGCAATTGAGCAACAACTCGTCTCGGCATTGGCTGAGCGACACATAGACTGCACTACAGGGTTGAATCTTCGCGATGCATTTGCCCGCGATGGCAAGATTTTTTGTAATAACCAAATCATGGAAGATCTTGATTTGTTTTTAAGTTACAACGCGGGGCAGCAATCACAATTTCAGTTGTATTTATACGAAGCACTGAGCCAGCAAATCCCCACGATTAATAACTACGCAGCCTTTGCGTTATCGGAAGATAAATTTAAAACCTCACATTTGCTCAACAGCCATGGCATTAATACGCCGGATTATCGCCTGTGTCATAAAAACGATACCGATGGTTTAAAAGCGGCGATCCGTGATTGGGGCGGGCGTTTGGTTTATAAGCCAACCGATGGTTGGGGTGGGGTGGGTATAGTCAAAATTGAAAGTGAGCAAGCCCTTGACATGTTATTGCCTTTTTTAAGCCGCACAGATTTACGTTATTTCTACCTAGAGCGATTTATTGATTATGACAACACTGATTTTCGCATTGATATTGTTGATGGCCAATACATTGGTTGTTATGGCCGACAAGCCCCAAAAGATGATTGGAAAACCAACATCACTTCTGGCGGCAGTGTGTTTGTGCGTGAACCAAGCGACGAAGTGGTTGAAATTGCACTTAAAGCGGCAGCGTTGGTTGGGCTTGAAATAGCAGGTGTCGATTTAATCTATGATCGAGAACGCGAAGAGTACGTAGTGCTCGAAATTAACGGTATTCCGGCATTTGCTACCCCCGAACAAGAAAAACTCGGGCTTAATTTTAATAGCCGAAAAGTCGAAGCCATTACCAATCTTATTGAGCGCAGTGTCATCAAACATCATTCAAAGGTCGCATAA
- a CDS encoding family 20 glycosylhydrolase, which yields MGRLVLGLTLLACLTSMNVLAVAPTQHELDTLAANLSVKYKLISAKPKACPAPHQSQCYLSRLTLEVPFNVSRTDWSIYFSQLMPIYLSDGGEFTISHLNGDMHQLSPTAAFSGFKANTPLSIEFYTQASQITRSEFLPNYLLAAKDLQSRVIKSTQVGKDPDTQLETQPYLAPFLTLEQLQTSQDDVTPWMGAQYLYHHYQRPTLRQAPLSLIPKPQQLTRLNQPEVNLAQGIKLTGDLPLLAQLDAVTSRLARLGIAHNAQGIPVAVSLDLGTQVNEAYQLTLKPSQITIRANSARGVFYALQSIAGLVSLDNLVVPALTISDAPRYAFRGMHIDVARNFRSKQFILDTLEQMAAYKLNKLHLHLADDEGWRLAINGLPELTEVGATRCLDLTELHCLSPQLGAGLDPKSAINGFYSADDYIEILRAAQAHFIEVIPSLDMPGHSRAAMVAMEARFARLQAQGQTEQGNEYRLVEPNDTTEYRSIQHYNDNTLNVCLPATYRFIDKVLDEVQTLHQQAAVPFNTYHIGADETAGAWVNSPSCLALKEQQPDLHSFNGYFIEKVSAMVAKKGLKVAGWSDGMSDVNVANMPDNVQSNAWATLSENGHTVAHQHANQGWDVVLSSPDVTYFDFPYQSHPQEPGNHWASRAIDSKKVFEFMPDNLPAHAEIWQSVNSHDYAADDRNTVKKKPFHGIQGHLWSELMRSDSQAEYMMYPRLLALAERAWHQAPWELAYNRQGALYNPQSGQFTSAMQQQRADDWQRFAALVGYKELAKLSHAGRFYRIPSVAAAIDNKQLDAFSPYPGLSIEYQDEAGLWHVYDPQKPPQSAQQVRAVAPHDTRKGRPLLV from the coding sequence ATGGGTAGATTGGTTTTAGGGTTAACATTGCTTGCATGTCTAACTAGCATGAACGTGCTCGCTGTGGCACCAACACAACATGAGCTCGATACTTTGGCTGCGAATTTATCGGTCAAGTATAAGCTGATTTCAGCCAAGCCCAAGGCGTGTCCCGCACCCCATCAATCACAGTGTTATTTGTCGCGTCTTACTTTAGAAGTCCCATTTAATGTGAGCCGCACTGATTGGTCGATTTATTTTAGCCAACTCATGCCTATTTACCTCAGCGATGGCGGGGAATTTACTATAAGTCACCTGAATGGCGATATGCATCAACTCAGCCCGACAGCGGCATTTTCGGGGTTCAAAGCCAATACGCCACTTAGCATTGAGTTTTATACCCAAGCGTCGCAAATTACCCGCTCAGAATTTTTGCCTAACTATTTATTAGCTGCCAAAGATCTACAGAGCCGCGTGATCAAGAGCACACAGGTAGGAAAAGATCCTGACACACAGCTCGAAACCCAGCCCTACTTGGCGCCATTTTTAACCCTTGAACAATTACAGACATCCCAAGATGATGTCACTCCTTGGATGGGCGCCCAGTATTTATATCATCATTATCAACGCCCGACATTACGCCAAGCACCGTTAAGCCTGATCCCAAAACCGCAGCAGCTAACTCGTTTAAATCAACCTGAAGTGAACTTAGCACAAGGCATTAAGCTCACAGGGGATCTGCCTCTTTTGGCACAATTGGATGCGGTTACGTCACGTCTAGCGCGACTTGGCATTGCACACAATGCCCAAGGGATCCCAGTTGCTGTTTCCCTCGATTTAGGCACTCAAGTGAATGAGGCATACCAACTGACACTCAAGCCTTCGCAAATAACCATTCGGGCCAATAGCGCAAGGGGAGTGTTTTACGCGTTGCAAAGTATTGCAGGGTTGGTGAGTCTTGATAACTTAGTGGTGCCCGCACTGACAATAAGCGATGCGCCCCGTTACGCCTTTCGTGGCATGCACATAGATGTGGCACGTAACTTTCGTTCAAAGCAATTTATTCTCGATACCCTTGAACAAATGGCCGCGTATAAACTCAATAAACTACATTTGCATTTAGCCGATGATGAAGGTTGGCGTTTAGCCATTAATGGCTTGCCAGAACTCACCGAAGTAGGTGCAACTCGTTGTTTAGATTTAACCGAGCTGCATTGTTTGTCGCCTCAGTTAGGTGCTGGGCTCGATCCGAAGAGTGCCATCAATGGCTTTTACAGCGCAGATGATTACATTGAAATTTTACGCGCCGCTCAAGCGCATTTTATTGAAGTGATCCCTTCGCTTGATATGCCCGGACACTCCCGAGCTGCAATGGTTGCCATGGAGGCACGCTTTGCCCGACTACAAGCACAAGGTCAAACCGAGCAAGGCAATGAATACCGTTTGGTTGAACCGAATGACACGACCGAATATCGCTCAATTCAGCATTACAACGACAATACCTTAAACGTTTGTTTACCCGCCACTTATCGGTTTATTGATAAAGTACTCGATGAAGTGCAAACCTTGCATCAACAAGCCGCCGTGCCCTTTAACACCTACCACATTGGCGCTGATGAAACCGCAGGTGCTTGGGTGAATTCGCCAAGTTGCTTAGCACTTAAAGAGCAACAACCTGATCTGCATTCATTTAATGGTTACTTTATTGAAAAAGTCAGTGCCATGGTGGCGAAAAAAGGCCTCAAAGTCGCTGGTTGGAGTGATGGCATGAGTGATGTGAATGTGGCAAATATGCCAGACAATGTTCAGTCCAATGCCTGGGCGACATTAAGCGAAAATGGCCATACTGTTGCGCACCAACATGCCAATCAAGGTTGGGATGTGGTGCTCTCAAGCCCTGATGTCACTTATTTTGATTTTCCGTATCAATCACACCCGCAAGAGCCCGGAAACCACTGGGCAAGTCGTGCGATCGACAGTAAAAAAGTATTTGAGTTTATGCCCGATAATTTACCTGCTCATGCGGAGATTTGGCAATCAGTGAACAGTCATGATTACGCGGCTGATGATCGTAACACAGTGAAGAAAAAGCCCTTTCATGGTATTCAGGGGCATTTGTGGTCAGAGTTAATGCGCAGCGACAGCCAAGCGGAATACATGATGTATCCGCGTTTACTGGCGCTGGCAGAGCGAGCTTGGCATCAGGCTCCTTGGGAGCTGGCTTACAATCGACAAGGTGCTTTGTATAACCCGCAAAGTGGCCAGTTTACCTCTGCAATGCAACAGCAGCGGGCGGATGATTGGCAACGATTTGCGGCTTTAGTGGGGTATAAGGAATTAGCCAAGCTCAGCCATGCTGGGCGCTTTTATCGCATCCCAAGCGTGGCTGCAGCCATTGATAACAAACAGCTCGATGCGTTTTCCCCTTATCCCGGGCTCAGCATTGAATATCAAGATGAAGCTGGGCTGTGGCATGTTTATGATCCCCAAAAACCGCCGCAATCGGCCCAGCAAGTCAGGGCAGTTGCACCCCATGATACGCGCAAAGGGCGCCCTTTACTGGTGTAA